In one window of Nicotiana tabacum cultivar K326 chromosome 12, ASM71507v2, whole genome shotgun sequence DNA:
- the LOC107804814 gene encoding serine carboxypeptidase-like 7, with protein MAKIELSYLLLVLLVPELCSQLAIAASPVKLLPGFKGPLPFELETGYIGVDDSEDTQLFYYFIKSESNPESDPILLWITGGPGCSALSGLIYEIGPITFEPVEYNGSLPTMILNPYSWTKVASIIFLDLPVGTGFSYARTPAALQSSNLQASDQAYEFLYRWFLDHPEFLKNPLYVAGDSYSGMLVPIITQIIETKNEMGIKPFMDLKGYLLGNPSTFKGEKNYEIPFVYGMGLISDELYESLKRNCKGVYQNTDPSNTQCLQDVQTFQELLKRINNPHILEPNCQFASPKPHLLFGQKRSLNVKFHQLNNPQQLPALKCRNDWYILSSHWADDSQVREALHIRKGTIGKWVRCASLQYQKTVMSSIPYHANLSAKGYRSLIYSGGDHDKVVTFLSTQAWIKSLNYSIVDDWRPWIVDNQVAGYTRSYSNRMTFVTVKGAGHTAPEYKPRECLAMLKRWMSYKPL; from the exons TTTGCTTTTAGTTCTTCTTGTACCAGAGCTATGTTCACAACTTGCAATAGCTGCTTCACCAGTGAAGTTACTTCCAGGATTTAAAGGACCGCTTCCTTTTGAACTGGAAACTGG GTATATTGGAGTGGATGATTCAGAAGATACGCaactattttactattttataaagTCGGAGTCTAATCCAGAATCAGACCCTATTCTACTTTGGATAACAGGAGGCCCTGGTTGCTCTGCTTTATCAGGGCTTATCTATGAGATAG GACCAATAACTTTTGAGCCAGTGGAATACAATGGGAGTTTGCCTACAATGATACTGAATCCTTACTCATGGACAAAG GTGGCAAGCATTATTTTCTTAGACTTACCAGTGGGCACTGGATTTTCCTATGCAAGAACTCCAGCAGCTTTACAATCATCAAATTTACAAGCAAGTGATCAAGCATATGAGTTCCTTTACAGG TGGTTCCTTGATCACCCAGAATTCTTAAAAAATCCATTGTATGTTGCCGGCGACTCGTATTCGGGGATGCTCGTTCCCATCATTACTCAAATTATAGAAACTA AGAATGAAATGGGAATCAAACCATTTATGGATCTTAAG GGATATTTACTCGGAAATCCATCGACTTTTAAAGGTGAAAAGAATTACGAGATTCCATTTGTTTATGGAATGGGACTTATTTCTGATGAACTCTATGAG TCATTGAAGAGAAACTGTAAAGGAGTGTACCAAAATACTGATCCAAGCAATACACAGTGTTTGCAAGATGTTCAGACTTTTCAAGAG CTTCTGAAAAGAATTAACAATCCCCATATTCTGGAGCCCAATTGTCAGTTTGCTTCACCAAAGCCACACCTATTGTTTGGTCAAAAAAGATCTCTTaatgtgaagtttcatcaactTAACAATCCTCAACAACTTCCTGCACTAAAATGTCGC AATGATTGGTACATACTTTCTTCTCATTGGGCTGATGATAGCCAAGTTAGAGAGGCCCTCCATATCCGAAAG GGAACTATTGGAAAATGGGTGAGATGTGCAAGTTTGCAATACCAAAAGACAGTCATGAGTAGCATACCATATCATGCAAACCTCAGTGCTAAAGGTTACAGATCTCTTATATACAG CGGTGGAGATCATGACAAGGTTGTTACCTTCCTATCAACTCAAGCATGGATAAAATCTCTTAACTACTCCATTGTTGATGATTGGCGACCGTGGATCGTTGACAATCAAGTTGCCGG TTACACGAGAAGTTACTCAAATCGGATGACATTTGTTACAGTGAAG GGGGCAGGCCATACTGCACCAGAGTACAAGCCTCGTGAATGTCTGGCCATGCTCAAGAGGTGGATGTCTTACAAGCCCTTGTAA